Proteins co-encoded in one Papaver somniferum cultivar HN1 chromosome 5, ASM357369v1, whole genome shotgun sequence genomic window:
- the LOC113282897 gene encoding chaperone protein dnaJ 8, chloroplastic-like, which translates to MAAIAVGMINGRSMINQRKFLNNTNYQRKKKMNKICCSSSSLTDQYKTLRIQPGANETDVRKAFRQLALQYHPDVCKGNNCGVQFHQINEAYDTLMSYLRGEMNEEMDLSQQYKYVDEDDEMRGMCDSDWDMWEEWMGWEGAGIRDYSSHINPYI; encoded by the exons ATGGCTGCAATTGCTGTTGGAATGATTAATGGTAGATCGATGATTAATCAGAGGAAATTTTTGAATAACACCAACTatcagaggaagaagaagatgaataagatttgttgctcttcttccAGTTTAACCGATCAGTACAAAACCTTAAGAATTCAACCTGGTGCTAATGAAACTGATGTCAGGAAAGCTTTTAGACAACTTGCTTTGCAG TATCACCCTGATGTATGCAAAGGAAACAATTGTGGTGTCCAATTCCACCAAATCAATGAAGCATATGAT ACACTGATGAGTTATCTAAGAGGAGAAATGAACGAGGAGATGGATTTGTCTCAACAGTACAAATATGTCGACGAAGATGATGAGATGAGAGGAATGTGTGATTCTGATTGGGACATGTGGGAAGAATGGATGGGATGGGAAGGAGCTGGAATCCGTGATTACTCATCCCACATTAACCCTTACATCTAA